From Prochlorococcus marinus XMU1419, a single genomic window includes:
- the dusA gene encoding tRNA dihydrouridine(20/20a) synthase DusA, with protein MSFIHPDSIKNIHKLSIAPMMDCTDKHFRMIMRKISSEALLYTEMIVAQSLFHTDKKEKFLDFNDEEHPISIQFGGDEPEILKEAARMAEDWGYDEINFNVGCPSPRVCSGNFGALLMKDPAKVAKCIETLKNSCNLPVTIKHRIGVDDDDSFINLNNFVRCIANAGADRFTVHARKAILKGFNPKQNRTIPPLKYDVVKKLKKLNPELLIEINGGFTNIDESLKALNDFDGVMIGRSVYKYPLRWSEIDQKFYGINKKPKSASNIIFSLIPYIEEHLNTGGKSWDICKHLINLVEGIPKAKIWRNQISIKSIKKELDIEYLIKLTSQLEEMGY; from the coding sequence ATGAGTTTTATACATCCTGATTCTATTAAAAATATTCATAAATTAAGTATTGCTCCAATGATGGATTGTACTGATAAACATTTCAGAATGATAATGAGAAAAATAAGTTCTGAAGCTCTTTTATATACGGAAATGATCGTAGCTCAAAGTTTATTTCATACGGATAAAAAAGAAAAATTTTTAGATTTTAATGATGAAGAACACCCGATATCCATTCAATTTGGTGGCGATGAACCTGAAATCCTTAAAGAAGCTGCACGAATGGCGGAGGATTGGGGTTATGACGAAATAAACTTTAATGTTGGATGTCCAAGTCCAAGAGTATGTTCTGGAAATTTTGGTGCTTTACTAATGAAAGACCCTGCGAAAGTAGCAAAATGCATAGAAACACTAAAAAATAGCTGCAACTTGCCGGTTACGATTAAACACAGAATCGGTGTAGACGATGATGATAGTTTCATAAATTTGAATAATTTTGTGAGATGTATTGCAAATGCTGGAGCAGACAGATTTACTGTTCATGCTAGAAAAGCCATATTAAAAGGCTTTAATCCAAAACAAAACAGAACCATACCTCCGCTTAAGTATGATGTGGTGAAAAAATTAAAAAAATTAAATCCTGAATTATTAATAGAAATCAATGGAGGTTTCACAAATATCGATGAATCATTAAAAGCTCTAAATGATTTCGATGGTGTAATGATAGGAAGATCTGTATATAAATATCCCTTAAGATGGTCTGAAATTGATCAAAAATTTTATGGGATCAATAAAAAACCCAAATCTGCTTCTAATATCATTTTCTCATTAATTCCTTACATTGAAGAACATTTAAATACAGGAGGAAAATCTTGGGATATTTGTAAACATCTTATAAATTTAGTCGAGGGCATTCCAAAAGCAAAAATTTGGCGTAATCAAATTTCAATTAAATCTATAAAAAAAGAATTAGATATAGAGTACCTTATTAAATTAACTTCTCAACTTGAGGAAATGGGTTACTAG
- the msrB gene encoding peptide-methionine (R)-S-oxide reductase MsrB, protein MNQFLSRRTFILIPTMSILKTFFKPMQVLASSLASKEEWNLSKEEWKSRLSPESFYILREEGTERAFSSELNNEKRKGVFHCAGCDLPLFLSDKKFDSGTGWPSFWDPIQGSVETKVDFKLIVPRTEYHCSRCGGHQGHVFNDGPLPTGKRYCNNGLALRFVPE, encoded by the coding sequence ATGAATCAATTTTTATCAAGAAGAACTTTTATTCTAATTCCTACTATGTCAATACTAAAAACTTTTTTTAAGCCTATGCAAGTTTTAGCTTCTTCGCTTGCTTCTAAAGAGGAGTGGAATTTATCAAAAGAAGAATGGAAATCAAGGCTCAGTCCAGAATCTTTTTATATTTTGAGGGAGGAAGGCACTGAAAGAGCTTTCAGTAGCGAATTAAATAATGAGAAAAGAAAAGGGGTTTTTCACTGCGCAGGATGTGATTTACCACTTTTTCTCTCAGATAAAAAGTTTGATAGTGGCACTGGATGGCCAAGTTTTTGGGATCCAATTCAAGGATCAGTCGAAACAAAGGTTGATTTTAAGTTAATTGTTCCAAGAACCGAATATCATTGCTCTAGATGCGGAGGTCATCAAGGACATGTTTTTAATGATGGGCCACTTCCTACAGGTAAAAGATACTGCAATAACGGTTTAGCATTAAGATTTGTTCCTGAGTAA
- the grpE gene encoding nucleotide exchange factor GrpE → MIENQSDNIDIKEDDVSNQDSAPDDTSSAEDKIVENDDLSSQKTEEINTEELKNTISNNDARLEQLEKEHETLKNQYVRISADFDNFRKRQSRDQDDLKVQLVSKTLTAILPIVDNFERARQQLKPESEEAQALHRSYQGLYKQLVEVLKQQGVAPMRVVGQQFDPNLHEAVLKEPSEEFKEDFIVEELQRGYHLEGKVLRHALVKVSMGPGKQNSQEEVEKDTVEEGIDSEENTSEDV, encoded by the coding sequence ATGATTGAAAATCAATCAGACAATATTGATATTAAAGAAGATGATGTTTCTAATCAGGATAGTGCCCCTGACGATACTTCATCTGCTGAAGATAAAATCGTTGAAAATGATGATTTATCTTCACAAAAAACAGAAGAAATAAATACTGAAGAATTAAAAAATACTATCTCCAATAATGATGCACGGTTAGAACAGTTAGAAAAAGAGCACGAAACATTAAAAAATCAATATGTAAGAATTTCAGCAGATTTTGATAATTTTAGAAAAAGGCAGTCTAGAGATCAGGATGATTTAAAAGTCCAACTTGTTTCTAAAACTTTAACTGCAATACTTCCAATTGTTGATAATTTTGAAAGAGCAAGACAACAACTAAAACCAGAAAGTGAAGAAGCTCAAGCCCTTCATAGAAGTTATCAAGGATTGTACAAACAATTGGTAGAGGTTTTAAAACAACAAGGAGTTGCCCCGATGAGAGTTGTTGGCCAACAATTTGATCCAAATTTGCATGAAGCTGTGTTAAAAGAGCCGAGTGAAGAGTTTAAAGAAGATTTTATCGTAGAAGAATTGCAGCGAGGATATCACTTAGAGGGAAAGGTTTTGAGACATGCTTTGGTTAAAGTTTCCATGGGGCCTGGTAAACAAAATTCACAAGAGGAAGTAGAAAAGGATACAGTTGAAGAGGGTATTGATTCAGAGGAAAATACTTCTGAAGATGTATAA
- the dnaJ gene encoding molecular chaperone DnaJ — protein sequence MADFYQILGVSRDADADTLKRAYRKLARQYHPDVNKEPGAEDKFKEIGKAYEALADPETRARYDQFGEAGLGGSAGMPDMGDMGGFADLFETFFNGFGGQTPQGRTQRRGPQQGDDLRYDLNVDFKDAIFGQQREITIPHLETCEVCRGTGAKQGTGPKTCTTCGGSGQVRRATRTPFGNFTQVAECPSCNGNGQIISDPCTSCGGNGVKQVRKKLRINIPAGVDTGTKLRVSGEGNVGLKGGPSGDLYVFIKVKNDSKLKRDGVTIYSEIVVSYLQAILGDTVEITTVDGKVNLKIPSGTQPNTTLSLENKGVPRLGNPVARGNHEVLVKVKLPTRITDEERNLLEGLASQYSDKNINSSSGLFSKLFGKES from the coding sequence ATGGCTGATTTTTATCAAATACTTGGAGTTTCACGAGATGCTGATGCTGATACCTTAAAAAGGGCTTATAGAAAATTAGCAAGACAATATCATCCTGACGTTAATAAAGAACCTGGTGCTGAAGATAAATTTAAAGAAATTGGGAAAGCTTATGAAGCATTAGCTGATCCTGAAACTAGAGCTAGATATGATCAGTTTGGAGAGGCTGGTCTTGGAGGTTCAGCAGGAATGCCTGACATGGGCGATATGGGTGGTTTTGCAGATTTATTTGAAACCTTTTTTAATGGCTTTGGAGGGCAAACTCCACAAGGAAGAACTCAAAGAAGAGGTCCTCAACAAGGAGATGATTTAAGATATGACCTTAATGTTGATTTTAAAGATGCAATATTTGGCCAACAAAGAGAAATTACAATTCCTCATCTTGAGACATGTGAAGTCTGTAGGGGAACAGGTGCCAAGCAGGGAACCGGACCAAAAACTTGCACAACTTGTGGAGGAAGTGGACAAGTTAGAAGAGCTACGAGAACACCATTTGGCAATTTCACACAAGTAGCTGAATGTCCTTCATGTAATGGGAATGGTCAAATAATCTCAGATCCATGTACAAGTTGCGGCGGTAATGGAGTAAAGCAAGTTAGAAAAAAATTACGAATTAATATTCCTGCAGGAGTTGATACTGGTACTAAATTAAGAGTTTCTGGAGAGGGAAATGTTGGTTTGAAGGGAGGTCCATCTGGAGATCTTTATGTTTTTATAAAGGTAAAGAATGATTCGAAATTAAAAAGAGATGGTGTGACTATTTATTCAGAAATAGTTGTGAGTTATTTACAGGCGATTTTAGGAGATACTGTTGAAATTACGACAGTTGATGGCAAAGTTAATTTAAAAATTCCAAGTGGTACGCAACCAAATACAACTCTTTCACTTGAAAATAAAGGGGTACCTAGACTTGGTAATCCAGTTGCCAGAGGAAATCATGAAGTTCTAGTAAAGGTAAAATTGCCAACTCGGATAACTGATGAAGAGCGAAATCTTTTAGAGGGCTTAGCTTCTCAGTATTCAGATAAAAATATCAATTCCAGTAGTGGACTATTTAGTAAATTATTTGGTAAAGAATCTTAA
- a CDS encoding sulfurtransferase TusA family protein, whose translation MTFLKYLDLKSVPCPLNVVKIKLALDKLSKNEQLIVELDKGEPEEMVLKNLKEMGCLYEQIKEHEKFLKIKILNEN comes from the coding sequence ATGACTTTTTTAAAGTATTTGGATCTGAAATCTGTTCCATGTCCTTTAAATGTCGTAAAAATTAAATTGGCTTTAGATAAGTTATCCAAAAATGAACAACTTATTGTTGAATTAGATAAAGGTGAACCAGAAGAAATGGTATTAAAAAATTTAAAAGAGATGGGATGTTTGTATGAACAAATCAAAGAACATGAAAAATTTTTAAAAATAAAAATTCTGAATGAAAACTAA
- the rsgA gene encoding ribosome small subunit-dependent GTPase A — protein MKTNIKSLGLVTKKFNEFFLVDQKNKENLGNSERFLCKVRKSINFKDQFIYVGDEVEIDNIDLTSKRAVITSLKKRQNLLNRPSVANISNIYITFSVEEPKLNLSQVNRFLISAESMGVEVSLVLTKCDLISDKKQIFLLDKFKKWGYQAITLNLHKSNHFEDLLAQLKKKRCSIFMGPSGVGKTTLLNKIIPGLQNSTAPVSNKIKRGKNTTRNVELFSISNQSYIVDTPGFNMQPLEVDIRLLPNLFSEINKQVINEGIRCKFRDCLHLNDEGCNLNKSFERYPFYKEMIESSKSHYYQNPED, from the coding sequence ATGAAAACTAATATTAAAAGTTTAGGCTTAGTTACGAAAAAATTTAATGAATTTTTCCTTGTTGACCAAAAAAATAAAGAAAACTTGGGAAATAGCGAAAGATTTTTATGTAAGGTAAGAAAATCTATAAATTTCAAAGATCAATTTATTTATGTTGGAGATGAAGTAGAAATTGATAATATTGATTTAACAAGCAAACGGGCAGTAATAACAAGTCTAAAAAAAAGACAAAATTTATTAAATAGACCATCAGTTGCAAATATTTCTAATATTTACATAACTTTTTCAGTTGAAGAGCCAAAGTTAAATTTATCTCAAGTTAATAGGTTTTTGATATCAGCAGAATCTATGGGGGTAGAAGTCTCATTAGTTTTGACAAAGTGTGATTTAATATCAGATAAAAAACAGATTTTTTTACTTGATAAATTTAAGAAATGGGGTTATCAAGCAATTACTTTAAATTTACATAAATCTAATCACTTTGAAGATTTATTAGCTCAGTTAAAGAAAAAAAGGTGTTCGATTTTTATGGGCCCATCCGGAGTTGGTAAAACTACTTTGCTTAATAAGATAATTCCAGGTCTTCAAAATAGTACTGCTCCAGTTTCCAATAAAATTAAGAGGGGCAAAAACACTACTCGAAATGTTGAGTTATTTTCCATATCTAATCAAAGTTATATTGTTGATACACCAGGTTTTAATATGCAACCTTTAGAGGTTGATATCAGATTGTTACCAAATCTCTTTTCGGAAATAAATAAACAAGTAATTAATGAAGGAATTAGGTGTAAATTTCGGGACTGCTTACATTTGAATGATGAGGGCTGTAATTTAAACAAATCTTTTGAAAGATATCCTTTTTATAAAGAAATGATAGAGTCTTCTAAGAGTCACTATTATCAAAACCCGGAAGATTAA
- a CDS encoding YbaB/EbfC family nucleoid-associated protein: MAGFGLPNFGQLTEAFKKAKQIQQDAQKLQDELENMEIEGKSDDEMVKVWISGNQVPLKVEVQDNILNSDKEKIEQNILQAIQKAHELSTTTMKERMNDLTGGLNLNLPGFDNSDS; this comes from the coding sequence ATGGCTGGTTTTGGACTTCCTAATTTTGGACAACTTACAGAAGCTTTTAAAAAAGCTAAACAAATTCAACAAGATGCTCAAAAATTGCAAGATGAACTGGAAAATATGGAAATTGAGGGTAAAAGTGATGATGAAATGGTAAAAGTCTGGATAAGTGGGAACCAAGTTCCCTTAAAGGTAGAAGTGCAAGACAATATTTTAAATTCAGATAAAGAAAAAATTGAGCAAAACATATTACAAGCCATTCAAAAAGCTCATGAATTATCTACCACCACTATGAAAGAAAGAATGAATGATTTAACTGGTGGATTAAATCTTAATCTTCCGGGTTTTGATAATAGTGACTCTTAG
- the murB gene encoding UDP-N-acetylmuramate dehydrogenase gives MNKKIFSENCNLSNHTTIKVGGIAEYFAEPRNVKELSYLIKWCNSRNKRCQIIGAGSNLLINNIFIKGLVICTKKMKSLKIEKYSGIVEAEAGVMLPTLSNSLAKNGLQGGEWAVGIPGTLGGAIYMNAGTGDLSLAKNLISVKVINNKTHEKLEIDKKDINFEYRSSSFQKNDLAIISAKLHFEPNGNLDKLIQTTKNNLKFKTKTQPYHLPSFGSVFKNPENNYAAKIIDDMGLKGFKIGGAEISTMHSNFIVNNSSASSKDIYELITAIQQKVLQNKGIYLQPEVRMIGFDYPN, from the coding sequence ATGAATAAAAAAATTTTTTCTGAAAACTGTAATCTAAGTAATCATACAACTATAAAAGTTGGTGGAATAGCTGAATATTTTGCTGAACCAAGAAATGTAAAAGAACTTTCTTATTTAATAAAATGGTGTAATTCCAGAAATAAAAGATGCCAAATAATTGGAGCAGGATCAAATCTTTTAATAAACAATATTTTCATTAAAGGTTTAGTTATATGTACAAAAAAAATGAAGTCATTAAAAATAGAAAAATATTCAGGAATTGTTGAAGCAGAAGCAGGTGTGATGCTCCCAACATTATCTAATTCTCTCGCTAAAAATGGATTGCAAGGAGGGGAATGGGCTGTCGGAATTCCAGGAACTTTGGGAGGAGCAATTTATATGAATGCCGGGACTGGTGATTTATCGTTAGCAAAAAATCTTATATCTGTAAAAGTTATAAATAATAAAACTCATGAAAAACTTGAAATTGACAAAAAAGATATCAATTTTGAGTATAGATCAAGCTCTTTTCAAAAAAATGATTTGGCAATTATTAGTGCAAAACTACATTTTGAACCTAATGGGAATCTCGATAAATTAATTCAAACAACCAAAAATAACCTTAAATTTAAAACAAAAACACAGCCATATCATTTACCAAGTTTTGGTAGCGTTTTTAAAAATCCTGAAAATAATTATGCAGCAAAAATAATTGATGATATGGGTTTAAAAGGTTTTAAAATTGGTGGTGCAGAAATTTCAACAATGCATTCAAATTTTATAGTTAACAATTCTTCAGCAAGTTCAAAAGATATTTATGAATTAATAACTGCAATTCAACAAAAAGTACTACAAAACAAAGGTATTTATTTGCAACCGGAAGTAAGAATGATTGGTTTTGACTATCCTAATTAA
- the murC gene encoding UDP-N-acetylmuramate--L-alanine ligase — translation MDKELMLKSHFHFIGIGGIGMSALAMGLLKKGCSVSGSDLVKNNETNKLEQLGAVIFTSQARQNIEFVISKFTNKLIYFVVSSAIKQENEEFSYCREKKFLIKHRSEILSMLMQTYISLAVAGSHGKTSTSTFLSTLLELCTENCSSITGGIIPIYNSNCHLEDTKFLVAEVDESDGTINKYKPDIGIINNIDFDHCDHFSDLGKVISSFKEFAANSKKLLLNFDCVTTRNNFYSDIKWSNTTAKNVDYAIIPTEISESHTVGEYFENGNFISNLNIPIPGLHNLSNITAAIAASRMIGVDFIEIKKNIKYLKLPKKRFEFRGKIDGRSFYDDYAHHPNEIKETIKLGRLFVKQTLNNEFQKSRLIAIFQPHRYSRVKQFAKDFAEELSKADVIYLTSIYSAGEVNKDKITSKIITDLIYKRNKNVCYLNNYHEIAKNFYKLTQKGDLILNMGAGNCHNFWSILKRKDN, via the coding sequence TTGGATAAAGAATTAATGTTGAAAAGTCATTTTCATTTTATTGGGATCGGAGGTATTGGAATGTCAGCATTAGCAATGGGTTTACTTAAAAAAGGTTGTTCAGTTTCAGGCTCTGATCTAGTGAAAAACAATGAAACTAATAAATTAGAACAATTAGGTGCAGTAATCTTTACTTCTCAAGCTCGACAAAATATTGAATTTGTAATTTCAAAATTTACCAACAAATTGATTTATTTTGTTGTAAGCTCCGCAATCAAACAAGAAAATGAAGAATTTTCATACTGCAGAGAAAAAAAATTTTTAATAAAACATCGTTCAGAAATACTGTCAATGCTAATGCAAACTTATATCTCATTGGCAGTAGCAGGCAGTCATGGAAAAACTTCAACCAGTACATTTCTCTCAACACTTCTTGAGTTATGTACAGAAAATTGTTCTTCAATAACAGGAGGTATAATTCCTATCTACAACTCTAATTGTCATTTGGAAGATACAAAATTCTTAGTAGCTGAAGTTGATGAATCTGATGGGACAATTAATAAATATAAACCTGATATTGGAATAATTAATAACATTGACTTTGATCATTGCGATCATTTTTCTGATTTAGGTAAAGTTATATCTTCTTTTAAAGAATTCGCTGCAAACTCAAAAAAATTATTACTTAATTTTGACTGTGTTACCACGAGAAATAATTTTTATTCTGATATTAAGTGGTCAAACACAACAGCAAAAAACGTTGATTATGCCATAATCCCTACTGAGATTTCCGAAAGTCACACGGTTGGGGAGTATTTTGAAAATGGAAATTTCATTAGTAATTTAAATATTCCAATTCCAGGACTACACAACTTATCTAATATCACCGCCGCAATTGCAGCTTCAAGAATGATAGGTGTAGATTTTATAGAAATTAAGAAAAATATTAAATACCTCAAACTACCAAAAAAAAGATTTGAATTCAGGGGCAAAATAGATGGAAGAAGCTTTTATGATGACTATGCACATCACCCAAACGAAATAAAAGAAACAATTAAATTAGGAAGACTATTTGTTAAGCAAACACTCAATAATGAATTTCAAAAAAGTAGATTAATAGCCATATTTCAACCTCACAGATATTCTAGAGTCAAACAATTTGCTAAAGATTTTGCTGAAGAATTATCAAAAGCAGATGTTATTTATTTAACTAGTATTTATTCTGCAGGAGAAGTAAACAAAGATAAAATTACTTCAAAAATTATTACCGATTTGATATATAAAAGAAACAAAAATGTTTGTTACTTAAATAATTATCATGAAATAGCAAAAAACTTTTACAAATTAACTCAAAAAGGAGATTTAATTTTGAATATGGGAGCTGGAAATTGTCATAATTTTTGGTCAATTTTAAAAAGAAAAGATAACTAA